The following proteins come from a genomic window of Betaproteobacteria bacterium:
- the lapB gene encoding lipopolysaccharide assembly protein LapB: MQFDFWWFLLALPLFFGMGWVAARIDIKQLLSESSELPRTYFRGLNFLLNDQQDQAIESFSEVVRVSPETAELHFALGHLYRKRGEVERAVRLHEDLVQRPDIPDDLRTNARYELGLDFLKAGFLDRAEAQFIELEGTPSEQRALKLLLEIYQQERDWAKAIETSRKMDSITGRSSAKDIANFYCELAQSEITHSRPDVAEQHLREALAVNEKCTRANILLGELAAQRGQPELALECWKRVEHQDPRYLALLADRLRDTYEQVGRRDEGLQLLKGYLGISPSLDLLDVVFHATLERDGSEAGYRLVRNELRRNPSLLGLDKLLEAALIEAPNEQRRDIELVRKLVGYHSRNLAMYQCDHCGFRLRQFTWRCPACGAWESYSPLRSEERSAA, encoded by the coding sequence GTGCAATTCGATTTCTGGTGGTTCCTGCTCGCGCTGCCGCTCTTCTTCGGCATGGGCTGGGTCGCCGCGCGCATCGACATCAAGCAGCTGCTCTCGGAGTCGAGCGAGCTGCCACGGACCTACTTTCGCGGACTCAACTTCCTGCTGAACGATCAGCAGGATCAGGCCATCGAGTCGTTCTCGGAAGTGGTGCGCGTGAGTCCCGAGACAGCAGAGCTGCATTTCGCGCTCGGCCATCTCTACCGCAAGCGCGGCGAGGTGGAGCGGGCGGTCCGGCTGCACGAGGATCTCGTGCAGCGGCCGGACATCCCCGACGATCTGCGCACCAACGCGCGCTACGAGCTCGGCCTCGACTTCCTCAAGGCCGGCTTCCTGGACCGCGCGGAGGCACAGTTTATCGAGCTCGAAGGCACACCGTCCGAGCAGCGTGCTCTCAAGCTCCTCCTGGAGATCTATCAGCAGGAGCGCGACTGGGCGAAGGCGATCGAGACCTCGCGCAAGATGGACAGCATCACCGGCCGCTCCAGCGCGAAGGACATCGCGAATTTCTATTGCGAGCTGGCGCAGTCCGAAATCACGCACTCGCGTCCCGACGTGGCCGAGCAGCATCTGCGCGAAGCCCTCGCGGTCAACGAGAAGTGCACGCGCGCAAACATCCTGCTCGGGGAACTTGCCGCACAACGCGGACAGCCGGAGCTCGCGCTGGAGTGCTGGAAGCGCGTCGAGCACCAGGATCCGCGCTATCTGGCGCTGCTCGCCGATCGCCTGCGCGACACCTATGAGCAGGTCGGCCGCCGTGACGAGGGCCTGCAACTGCTGAAGGGGTATCTCGGGATCTCGCCTTCGCTCGATCTGCTCGACGTGGTGTTCCATGCAACGCTCGAGCGCGACGGGTCGGAGGCCGGCTACCGCCTCGTGCGCAACGAACTGCGGCGCAATCCTTCGCTCCTCGGCCTGGATAAGCTGCTGGAGGCGGCGCTGATCGAGGCGCCGAACGAGCAGCGGCGCGACATCGAACTCGTACGCAAGCTGGTCGGCTATCATTCGCGCAACCTCGCGATGTACCAGTGCGACCACTGCGGCTTCCGCCTGCGGCAATTCACCTGGCGTTGCCCCGCCTGCGGTGCCTGGGAGAGCTACTCGCCGCTGCGCAGCGAGGAACGGAGTGCCGCATGA